The sequence GCCTGTGCAAGCCCCAGCCGCTGCTTCATACCCCCCGAAAAGGTGCCCGTTTTCTTGTTTAGTGCCTCTTCAAGACCGACAAACTCCAGTGTTTTTTTTGCTTCTACCCTTGCCTGTTTCACGGCTACACCACTCAAGCGTGCTGCCATCTCAGTAAATTCCAGTGCAGATAGCCATGGAAAAAACTTTGGATACTGTGGTAAAAATCCAATGATGGACCGGATATCTTGCTTAGCATCCCCTTGAAACTGAATCGTTCCGCTTGTCGATGACACAAGCCCCGCAAGCATCGACAGCGTTGTTGTTTTCCCAGCCCCATTAGGTCCTATCAATGCGGTGGAAGTATGTTCTTCTAGCTCAAAAGAAACCGTATCTGCCGCCGTATAATCTCCATACCTCTTCGTCAACTGATCTACTTGTAGCAATAGCGTCATACCTGCCGCCTCCCAAAAATAAAGTACAAAATCGGTCCAATCAAATTACCAAGGACAATGATAAAAATCCACATTATAAATGGACCATTCGTCCGCTGATGACGAATAACGTCAATGAGTGCAACAACCATTAGGATAAATTGAAGAACAATAATCGGTAGAATAAGATTCCATGGGATACTTGCTAATTCAGACATTCACTCCACATCCTCTCTTTATTTTGCTATATACTAAGTATAACAGCTCTGTTCTATATTGAATAGAACAAATTAAAAAATAACCATTCAGCAAATCTAGAAGGAAGTAACTCATCCGCTACTACTAAGTATTCAAAAAAATCCTCCTTATGTAAAAAGGAGGATTTCATCATCATTCTTCTATTTCTTCAAGCCTCGGCATTGCAGACAATGCACCTGGCTTTGTCGCACAAAGTGCGCCGAGTTTATTGCCAAATGCGATATAGTCAATCCACTCATCACGGTTTTTTGGCTGACCTTTTAAATGGATTTGACGCAAAATGCCTGCAATAAATGCATCGCCTGCTCCGGTCGTATCGACAGGTACAACCGGCTCAACACTAACATGCGTTAGGATGCCATCAATGACAGCATATGTCCCCATTTCCCCAGCTGTGATAAGAATAACAGGTATTTGATAGGACGCTAACTTGGAGATCCCCATCTCAAGCGTCGTTGTTTCAGTTAAGAAAAATAGCTCTTCATCCGTTAATTTCAATACGTCAGTCCCGACAACAAATGACATAATCGTCTCGCGGCATAGCACTTCACTTTCCCAACGAAGTGGCCGAATATTCGCATCAAGCGACAGTAATAAATCTGTGGACTTCGCCAATCGAACGGCTTCTTGCGTGGTCTTTAAGGCCGTCGGTTGAAACATTGTCCCTGAACAAATATGAAGCACGGAAGCCTCTTGAAATGCCTGTTCAGACAAATCAGAAGGCTCCACTTGGATATTGGGTGTCTCATCGACATAACTGTGAAAAACGCGGTCATTTCCTTCTGTCAGATGCACGTAAACTCCACTCACTCGCTTGTCATTCTCCAGCTTCGCAAACGACAAATCAACGTCCTCTTTGCACAATTCATCCCGCACAAATTTCGAAGTCTCGTCATCCCCAGTTACCGTAATAAATGCAGAAGCCGCACCTAGCCGCGAAATACCTGCCGCTACATTAACCGTCGCTCCGCCAAGAAACGTTGTAAATGTCGAGTTCGACTGGTCTTCCGCTATATAATCGACGAACGCATCTCCATAAATCAACACATGCTTTTTACTCTTATTAGTCATCATTGTACTCCCCTATCAATCACGCCTCGGCGTGATTGCGTCCGGATTTTTTCGAGCTTGGGCTTACAGGAAGTAGGTCATGTAGTGGGGAAGGATTGAACTTACATCCTTCCTTGTTGCGACAGGACGTCGCGCACTTAGACTGCCTTCTTAAGCTACCCTAAAAAAATCCGTGACATCCGCCGGAGGCTTTATCTAGATTCAGCAACTGCAAATGCAGTTGCTGAATCTAGATAAAGTCATTTTTCCTATCGTATCATGGAACATGACTTATCGGAAGAGGTCGGACATCAGACGTGCTTACTTCCCCCAAACCGTGCTATACTAATCGAATGGAACAGGAGGATTTTTTATGAAACAATGGATGTATCCTTTATTAATCGTTTTTGCTGCAAGCTGTTACGGGATTCTTTCGACAATTATTAAACTAGCAATCCGAGATGGCTTCACCGCTGCGGAAGCCGTAACAAGCCAATATTTCGTCGGATTTTTCATAGCTCTTATTATTTTTATCATCGTGCGTCATAAAGTCCCCAAATTCGGAGGTGGCTATACGCTGCTTCTTGCGGGTTTATTTACAGCAACGACAGGAACTGTCTATGGCCAAGCAATTGAATACATGCCTGCTTCTCTTGCCGTTGTCATGCTATTTCAATTCACTTGGGTAGGTATGTTATTTGACTGTATCGCAAGGCGGCGCCTGCCGAAACGGATTGAAGTCATTTCACTACTCTTCCTTTTCGCTGGTACGATTCTTGCGGCAGGTGTGATTGATGCAGATCTTAGCGGGATTCCTTGGCAAGGCTGGGCATGGGGAATGGCTTCAGCTGTCAGCTTTGCGTCATTTGTCATGATTAACCAGCGACAAGTTGCAGGCATGGATACAGAAACACGTCTGCTGTTCACATCGTTCTTTGCAGCAATTGCCATCTTCTTTTTCCAGACACCAGAAATCGTCTGGAACGGGACATTGTTCGGTGGGGGCTTGTGGATATATGGTTTGATTCTCGGGTTATTCGGGATTGTCATTCCAATTTATCTGTTTTCAATTGCCGTACCAAAAGTGGGAACAGCGATGACTTCGATTTTAAGCGCGATGGAATTGCCCGTGGCTGTCACTGCATCCGTCATTTTGCTAAGCGAAACACTTACAGTTCTTCAAGTTGGCGGTATCCTCGTTATCTTAGTCGGCATGATATTACCGACTTTGGCGCAACGGCGAAAAATCAATCACGCCTCGGCGTGATTGCGTCTAGATTTTGAATTGCGTCCACGCAATTAACTCCCTTCAAAATCTGTGACATCCGCCGGAGGCTTCAACATGATTCAGCCAGGGTTGCCCTTCGGCTGAATCATGTTGAAATATAATCGATAACCTAAACAGCCCATTGCATTTGCAGTGGGCTGTTTACTTTTCTTAAATGCAGTCATTTTGTTACAATAATAATGACAGGAAAAGGAGAATCCCACAAATGACAATGACTATACGACAAGCCCAACCAGCTGATGCCATAGCTGCCGCGCCCCTCATTATCGATGCCATTGGAGATATCGCCAAACGAATGACAGGAGAAACGGAATGGGATTTGGTGAATCAAGGGCTTTGCGAATTATTCAAGCGGAATGACAATCGGCATTCCTACCTCTATACATATATTGCCGAACTAGACGATACCGTAGCGGGAATCATGGTCTTATACCCAGGTAAAGATGCTCCTGCACTCGATCGAAATTTAAGTGATTGGCTTGCTAAAAAAGGTGCAGCAAATACTAAAGTCGATGCTGAATCACTGGCTGATGAATTGTATATCGATACGGTCTGCATTGATCCTGCCTTTCGTGGTAAAGGAATCGGCTCTCAATTATTTGCCTATGCAGAAGAAGTGGCACAACAAACAGGTTTTTCCAATCTTTCTTTGAACGTCGAAATTGAAAAAGAACCTGCCATCCGTCTCTACAAACGCCTCGGCTACGAAATCGTATCCCCGTGGACAATCATAGGTGAGCCGTTTCATCATATGGTGAAGATGGTTTAGATCAA comes from Sporosarcina sp. FSL K6-3457 and encodes:
- a CDS encoding PLDc N-terminal domain-containing protein; protein product: MSELASIPWNLILPIIVLQFILMVVALIDVIRHQRTNGPFIMWIFIIVLGNLIGPILYFIFGRRQV
- a CDS encoding carbohydrate kinase family protein, with the protein product MTNKSKKHVLIYGDAFVDYIAEDQSNSTFTTFLGGATVNVAAGISRLGAASAFITVTGDDETSKFVRDELCKEDVDLSFAKLENDKRVSGVYVHLTEGNDRVFHSYVDETPNIQVEPSDLSEQAFQEASVLHICSGTMFQPTALKTTQEAVRLAKSTDLLLSLDANIRPLRWESEVLCRETIMSFVVGTDVLKLTDEELFFLTETTTLEMGISKLASYQIPVILITAGEMGTYAVIDGILTHVSVEPVVPVDTTGAGDAFIAGILRQIHLKGQPKNRDEWIDYIAFGNKLGALCATKPGALSAMPRLEEIEE
- a CDS encoding EamA family transporter; its protein translation is MKQWMYPLLIVFAASCYGILSTIIKLAIRDGFTAAEAVTSQYFVGFFIALIIFIIVRHKVPKFGGGYTLLLAGLFTATTGTVYGQAIEYMPASLAVVMLFQFTWVGMLFDCIARRRLPKRIEVISLLFLFAGTILAAGVIDADLSGIPWQGWAWGMASAVSFASFVMINQRQVAGMDTETRLLFTSFFAAIAIFFFQTPEIVWNGTLFGGGLWIYGLILGLFGIVIPIYLFSIAVPKVGTAMTSILSAMELPVAVTASVILLSETLTVLQVGGILVILVGMILPTLAQRRKINHASA
- a CDS encoding GNAT family N-acetyltransferase; this translates as MTMTIRQAQPADAIAAAPLIIDAIGDIAKRMTGETEWDLVNQGLCELFKRNDNRHSYLYTYIAELDDTVAGIMVLYPGKDAPALDRNLSDWLAKKGAANTKVDAESLADELYIDTVCIDPAFRGKGIGSQLFAYAEEVAQQTGFSNLSLNVEIEKEPAIRLYKRLGYEIVSPWTIIGEPFHHMVKMV